The genomic window TTTAATGCTTGAATTCGATCTACATAAACAGTCTTGTTAGAACAACAATTAAAAAATAAGTACATTAACAATAGTTCCATGGTTAGCTATACTCTCCTGCCACAGTTACAGGTCATAAGTcaaacaaatcaacaacaaAATTGTCAGATATAGCCTGCATGCCCACACAACATCTCTAGTTTTTGAAAAGTGCTGAAAATCTTACCGTTTCCCTACAATCGCagcaaaacaaataaaacaatagACATAACAAAGGTTTTCGAAGTGTCACTGAAGCTTTGGTTTTTCCAACGCAGACATATGGGGCCTGCTctgagaggaaacactgcaacaATGGCCTATGTGTCATCGCTACTCCATCAAAGGTGACATTTACAGTCTAGACACGAACCCCACGAGGCAGTGTTCAATTTGAGACGTTGAGCAGTAAGGCCTTTGAGTTCATTAGGCCCGTCTTTTTTCCTCGAAAGTAGGCTAAATACCTCGCTTTCCAGGTAAGAATAAATACATATGATAATTCAATTCTTATTGATTCCCAGCACAAGCGGAGAGTGTCCATGCAGGAAGGCAATACGCGTAGGGATAGTAATATGACGGCTGGAGGGACAGAAGAGGAGGCCGCAGTAGTTCCCCGGGACTGTACTGTCTCTGGTCGTCACGGACTAAAACTTTCACAGCCACTTTCTTGGCTGCAGGGGCCGATGCCAGCAAATCTGCAGCCATTTGACGACGTTTCGTTTTATATCTGCGGTTTTGGAACCATATTTTGACTTGAGTCTCTGTCAGCTTCAAAGAGGCAGCCAGGTCTGCTCTCTCTGGCCCGGATAGGTATCTCTGGTGATTGAACCGCCGTTCTAGTTCGAACACTTGAGCGTGAGAGAAGGCAGCTCGGGAGCGCTTCTTCCTCTGTTTAGGTTGATCCGTACTTTTATCACAACTGGCCTCGTCTAGGTTGTTGGAATCTGAAAGTATAGACATTGAGTGTTAGGGCATTTTGTTTGTAACATTGCACGGAACAGACGACTTAAAGGTTGGGAAAGGGGTAGCCTCTGGAAACCACAAGCATGTTTAAAAAACTAAATTATAGTCCTGCATATAGACTCGTAGTCAAATGGACAAACAACTATGTAACTTCTTCAACAGTAATGCCTCTTTAACAATGACCCATAGATGTCATAAGACCCTCCTCGTTCGTGCGTAAAAGGGTGCAGTCGAATCATCCCACAATTTAACATGGGACTTTATGGCCGTGCTTTATGTGAAGTCAATCTCACAAAACCAGACGTATAATTTCAAGGTCATATTTTACTATTTGAGAGCGGAGAAAATTACCCATATTGATATTGTATGATATCAGTGATCTTACCCGAAACACTAGGCTCACAGTCACTGATTCCCTTTGCGTTTTCGACGGCAGTGGACTCGTGGTCCGTTTCTTCTTGCAAACTCTCCTCCAGTACGTCCGTAGCTcggtccctgtctttctctggcTTGGAAATGGCAATGGTATTGCTGTGATTGTCGTCGCTGAGACCCGAATCCGAGTCATAACTTTTATGGTCGCTGGGCACGCAAGTCCCCTTGTCACTTCTACACGCGTTGGCTAAATCCTCTGGCCCATTATCCATTTCCCCGAATATTTTCCAACAAGCATTCTTTGAGAAGCACATGTCCAATTCTGTCAAGCCATGACGACTATCTTCTTTTTTGTTCAGAATGGCTTGGATGGAGAATGGCATTATAGAGTTGCTGCGAACGGCCATTTTCAAAAGCAAGTTGTCTTAAGTGAATAATATAGGTATAGATGCAACAGTGTCAATTCATCCACATCTTACTCCCCGTTTCTGTTCTGTTCCTGCTTTTTTGTTATTTCCCTTACAGACATGCACTGCATTTCAGCGGAAGAAAGATGGAAATTCCGTGCTTATATCCCAAGGCACGATGCCTCTCCTCCGCATTGCTCTAACGACAACCCAAGTTTGCTCTTGTTTCCTGCACTTTTCACATACGTCCCACTATCCCACTTCACCTGTGACCGTCAGcgatctctctccatttccaatTGGACAAGAGTAGAGTTATGACGCGTGGTTATTGGCCACTGTAAGCAATGACACACCCCCTGTATGTCAAGGCAGTGATATGTCGTTAACCCTTTATCAACCAAAGACACAATTGCTTAATAAATGGGTAGCGCAGTGTCTATCCAGCAATTTtaataaacaatattttttgtttgttttttatggcAGATAGAAAAATAGAGAAAGCTCAAAACGCATAGAAATGTGTCGGCCTACATTTGAGAAGCACATTTGAAAATTGATTGTCAGTCGGCAATTCTGAAGGCATAACCTCCAGGTAAGATAAGGATGATGGTCCTGTGGATGTGATGAGCATTAAAGCAAATGTTCATAATGTGTTAGAGAGCGCTGTTAGCACTtgtttaaagtttttaaggttTAGACTGGAAATTATTTTGAAGAGCATCCGACCCTTTCACACAATGAAGCCTGTATCCGGATCATCTTAAACATATCCAATGCCACTGACATCAATATACTGTCAAATTTAATTATAGACTAAAATTGTACATTCGAACATTTGATCATAATACTCATTCATTTACTTTCGCGGTTTATTTCACGGTATGAAACTATATTCATTGTATATTCTGATAACGAGGAGCATGAGGTTCAGCACTGGAAAGATG from Osmerus mordax isolate fOsmMor3 chromosome 12, fOsmMor3.pri, whole genome shotgun sequence includes these protein-coding regions:
- the nkx3-2 gene encoding homeobox protein Nkx-3.2; this encodes MAVRSNSIMPFSIQAILNKKEDSRHGLTELDMCFSKNACWKIFGEMDNGPEDLANACRSDKGTCVPSDHKSYDSDSGLSDDNHSNTIAISKPEKDRDRATDVLEESLQEETDHESTAVENAKGISDCEPSVSDSNNLDEASCDKSTDQPKQRKKRSRAAFSHAQVFELERRFNHQRYLSGPERADLAASLKLTETQVKIWFQNRRYKTKRRQMAADLLASAPAAKKVAVKVLVRDDQRQYSPGELLRPPLLSLQPSYYYPYAYCLPAWTLSACAGNQ